Proteins co-encoded in one Helicoverpa zea isolate HzStark_Cry1AcR chromosome 18, ilHelZeax1.1, whole genome shotgun sequence genomic window:
- the LOC124638833 gene encoding probable ribonuclease ZC3H12B isoform X1, with protein sequence MSLDTDLIISVPRSRINEFYCKYHNLVETFYCVTLSENKSCFANEKPDYVYFNVTFNLNPADGSFNPKELVGRIQKYVESSLGWGGERGEDSSYDSECEDESAHRAASRTPSDTLAAEFAEYVTLTPPQPSQAKIEFAVKLGYSERLARTALQRLGPDPPCNELLAELIKLAAKQPPRAPSPAPLPDPELPPERAPLRHIVIDGSNVAMSHGNKEVFSCRGIEICVEWFRARGHREITAFVPKWRKESSRPNNPIAERDALERLERDRVLVYTPSRLLGGKRLVCYDDRYILRLAAETDGIVVSNDNYRDLAAENPDFRKVVEERLLMYSFVNDRFMPPDDPLGRSGPTLDAFLRAPATRADPPPACPYGRKCTYGNKCKFHHPERAGRPQKSVAEKLSERAARTLRERDLHTMSLPPGGRPADVKKQLARAQSAAPRLADATLATHFDRAQLQVAGPSQPLASAGPPPDVNPHRKLARQLTLNPACDPRLQQHALAARVASAPGGAVGAAGGLAAAGGLGAAGALAPLGAPCVSDGALQHWDARRRMHYHLAGIFPEAQVAQAMAAYPEETDAQTMCAIILARYRPSEARVPH encoded by the exons ATGTCTCTCGATACGGACCTCATAATATCGGTGCCGCGTTCTCGTATTAATGAATTTTATTGCAAGTATCATAATTTAGTAGAAACATTTTACTGTGTCACACTGTCTGAGAATAAATCGTGTTTCGCGAATGAAAAACCTGATTATGTGTATTTCAACGTCACGTTCAACTTGAATCCAGCAGATGGAAGTTTCAATCCGAAGGAACTTGTTGGAAGAATACAG AAATATGTGGAGTCATCTCTTGGATGGGGTGGCGAGCGCGGCGAAGACTCCAGCTATGACTCGGAGTGTGAGGACGAGAGCGCTCACCGTGCGGCCTCCCGGACTCCCTCCGACACCCTCGCGGCGGAGTTCGCTGAATACGTCACCCTGACACCGCCGCAACCTAGCCAG GCAAAGATCGAGTTCGCAGTGAAGTTGGGTTACTCGGAGCGGTTGGCGCGGACGGCGCTGCAGAGACTGGGCCCGGACCCGCCGTGCAACGAGCTGCTGGCGGAGCTGATCAAGCTCGCGGCCAAGCAGCCCCCCCGCGCGCCGTCGCCCGCGCCCCTCCCCGACCCCGAGCTGCCGCCCGAGCGCGCGCCGCTCCGACACATCGTCATAGACGGCAGCAATGTCGCTATGAG CCATGGCAACAAGGAGGTGTTCTCGTGCCGCGGTATCGAGATCTGCGTGGAGTGGTTCCGCGCGCGCGGACACCGCGAGATCACCGCCTTCGTGCCCAAGTGGCGCAAGGAGTCCTCGCGCCCCAACAACCCCATCGCCGAGCGAGACGCGCTCGAGCGCCTCGAGCGAGACCGCGTGCTCGTCTACACGCCCAGCCGCCTGCTCGGCGGCAAGCGCCTCGTCTGCTACGACGACCGCTACATCCTGCGCCTGGCAGCCGAGACCGACGGCATCGTCGTCTCCAACGACAACTACCGCGACCTTGCCGCCGAGAACCCTGACTTCCGAAAGGTAGtcgaggagcgactgcttatgtACTCGTTCGTCAACGACCGGTTTATGCCACCCGACGACCCGCTCGGTCGGTCCGGTCCCACGCTCGACGCGTTCCTGCGAGCACCGGCGACGCGCGCCGACCCGCCGCCCGCGTGTCCGTACGGCCGCAAGTGCACGTACGGTAATAAGTGTAAGTTCCACCACCCGGAGCGAGCCGGGCGGCCGCAGAAGTCCGTCGCGGAGAAACTGTCGGAGCGCGCCGCCAGGACGCTCCGCGAGCGCGACCTGCACACCATGAGCCTGCCGCCCGGCGGCCGCCCCGCCGATGTCAAGAAGCAGTTGGCTCGCGCGCAGTCCGCCGCGCCGCGACTCGCCGACGCCACGCTCGCCACGCACTTCGACCGCGCGCAGCTGCAGGTAGCCGGGCCGTCGCAGCCGCTGGCGTCGGCCGGGCCGCCGCCCGACGTCAACCCGCACCGCAAGCTGGCGCGCCAGCTCACTCTGAACCCGGCGTGCGACCCGCGCCTGCAGCAGCACGCGCTGGCGGCGCGCGTGGCCAGCGCGCCGGGCGGGGCGGTGGGCGCGGCGGGCGGGCTGGCTGCAGCCGGCGGGCTGGGTGCGGCGGGAGCACTAGCGCCGCTGGGAGCTCCGTGCGTGTCGGACGGCGCGCTGCAGCACTGGGACGCGCGGCGCCGCATGCACTACCACCTGGCGGGCATCTTCCCGGAGGCGCAGGTGGCGCAGGCGATGGCGGCGTACCCCGAGGAGACGGACGCGCAGACCATGTGCGCCATCATCCTGGCGCGCTACCGCCCCAGCGAGGCGCGCGTGCCGCACTGA
- the LOC124638836 gene encoding uncharacterized protein LOC124638836: MEAATLPKKKNTISKGKLKKSIKNVLCRPDPVFWPEITEDEGKRLESTLKKHKIDIPEFKKPHWKTLKQIPKEKRPKPPQLKKVDGLLLGIRECTEAVQNKQCAAIIIEAKINPRMIVQPILEMCRTKDIPVLCLNDLRNVTRIYFGVPTSCLGIKCNSLSDVTKVIVELAKNHPKPKLSNDLKKANKIEVENKAIAEKMDIEVSKASEVTTFQFLYRTSKKNRVFVPNASENVKQPTKFIGQDFIEFSEKPKQKDSKAYMKMILKRISNNPDRVKKK; this comes from the exons ATGGAAGCTGCTACTCTtccaaaaaagaaaaacactatCAGTaaaggaaaactaaagaaaagtATAAAGAACGTGTTATGTAGACCCGATCCAGTGTTTTG GCCGGAGATAACCGAAGACGAGGGAAAGAGACTTGAATCTACGttgaaaaaacataaaatagacATACCAGAGTTCAAAAAACCTCATTGGAAGACTTTAAAACAAATCCCCAAGGAGAAACGTCCAAAACCACCACAGCTTAA aaaagtTGATGGTCTCCTACTTGGCATAAGAGAATGTACTGAAGctgtacaaaacaaacaatgtgCGGCTATCATCATAGAAGCTAAAATAAACCCAAGAATGATAGTACAACCTATATTAGAAATGTGCAGAACAAAAGATATACCTGTTCTATGTCTCAATGACTTGAGGAATGTCACAAGAATATATTTTGGTGTACCAACAAGTTGCTTAGGTATAAAATGCAACAGCCTATCAGATGTTACTAAAGTAATAGTTGAATTAGCTAAAAATCATCCAAAACCTAAACTGAGCAATGATCTTAAGAAAGCCAATAAGATTGAAGTAGAAAATAAGGCAATAGCAGAGAAAATGGACATAGAAGTTTCGAAAGCCAGTGAAGTGACTACCTTTCAATTCTTGTATAGAACTAGTAAGAAAAATCGAGTATTTGTGCCAAATGCTTCAGAAAATGTTAAGCAACCAACTAAGTTCATAGGACAAGACTTTATAGAATTCTCtgaaaaaccaaaacaaaaggACAGTAAAGCGTACATGAAAATGATATTGAAGAGGATATCAAATAATCCTGATAGggtgaaaaagaaataa
- the LOC124638786 gene encoding early boundary activity protein 2-like: protein MLKETGRKEEAGPSVKHEDEPEDYSSSASSWVPSDDGAQSGDSAGEKNKKIKLEHCKRQYSNRRSSKKIMTPSHRANPVIPKIMQQANMVNRKRTYDCLKNGSINKSTPDSTRRNNQNVKGHQNVTIDVRELMNIKNSFQVLFNMLEDLKRPVSSAVNQSSNDHTAPFKPEDSHVTYNQSMDELKEDDENSENDEFNRSDDNVLISNKYTNVAVKTDQNKESGKDEWIPIGSGKTLIHRDQFKRVNWKSYTIATRTLLLAVFPRRILATHSLTGKRSPAFQDKPAKMCLDPKIISDVIMEIMDRFNVRENLVRSIITTKCADECKMWKTRVSKNNKKKSKNHENIPPSNNNLEDQKVM from the exons ATGCTGAAAGAGACCGGGAGGAAGGAAGAAGCAGGTCCTAGCGTCAAACATGAAGACGAACCGGAGGACTACTCCTCAAGCGCCTCGTCCTGGGTGCCCAGTGACGATGGCGCACAATCTGGAGATTCTGCTGGG gaaaaaaacaagaaaatcaaATTGGAACATTGCAAACGTCAGTATTCCAATAGAAGATCAAGTAAAAAGATTATGACTCCTTCGCACAGAGCCAACCCAGTTATTCCGAAGATTATGCAGCAAGCCAACATGGTGAACCGAAAGAGGACATACGATTGCCTTAAAAATGGATCTATCAATAAATCAACACCAGATTCCACTAGGAGGAACAATCAAAATGTCAAAGGTCATCAAAATGTGACTATCGATGTTCGTGAACTCATGAATATCAAGAACAGTTTTCAAGTATTGTTTAACATGCTTGAGGACTTAAAGCGGCCAGTATCTTCAGCCGTGAACCAAAGTTCTAACGACCATACGGCTCCTTTCAAACCAGAAGACAGCCATGTAACGTATAATCAGTCAATGGACGAATTGAAGGAGGATGATGAAAATAGTGAAAATGACGAGTTCAATCGTTCGGATGACAATGTACTGATAAGCAATAAGTACACCAATGTTGCTGTAAAGACAGATCAGAACAAAGAGTCAGGAAAAGATGAATGG ATACCCATTGGAAGTGGAAAGACTTTAATACACAGGGACCAATTCAAGAGAGTCAATTGGAAGTCATATACCATTGCTACGAGGACCCTACTTCTAGCAGTGTTTCCAAGAAG GATACTGGCAACACACTCGTTAACTGGCAAGAGATCGCCAGCTTTTCAAGACAAGCCCGCCAAAATGTGTTTGGATCCAAAGATTATATCTGACGTCATTATGGAAATTATGGATAGATTCAACGTCAGGGAGAACCTAGTCAG gaGTATTATCACAACCAAGTGTGCCGATGAGTGCAAAATGTGGAAAACTCGAGTCAGTAAGAACAATAAGAAAAAATCAAAGAACCACGAAAACATACCGCCGTCGAATAATAACTTAGAAGATCAAAAAGTTATGTAG
- the LOC124638835 gene encoding early boundary activity protein 1-like: MSTVGMSVANTEFDAAQALLDLQSNIRETRHENYDTKESVETAKLFLSCFIASNVGNAAKPSHKAVSSPKVGTVTPMYAVSKGTTTTSDVAVSPKIPKRKSPDQELTRASNAHNYDIAESSNKRSKIFKRKPIKHFTVTSGPIPKILANRAANSAKNDSRSTITEYKVKTRDVGTQTDEEIQPPIIETMEFTISKLCEKIKSLEAQIQSNSKLSNAIEKEISDNDVDYDDDDDDDESYKVNSNENTFDDSDLSDSDETYSERETPEKQKCKPKAKQCGYTSTPKVLTNRNSIANADDMVPIGEGNALIPSRIFRHVNWNSYTSATRKLLTAVFTRRVLATHSLTGKPSPAFPNKPAKKKLDPALVNDIVQTVVERCCVPENVVRTSITTKCADESKMFRTRENNKKKRTHKVNRENIPPESDSDHF; this comes from the exons ATGTCGACTGTTGGTATGAGTGTTGCTAACACGGAGTTCGATGCTGCCCAAGCACTGTTGGACCTGCAAAGCAATATTCGAGAAACCAGACATGAGAATT ATGATACTAAAGAATCTGTGGAAACTGCTAAGTTGTTCTTGAGCTGTTTCATAGCGTCTAATGTCGGCAATGCGGCG aaaccaTCACATAAAGCTGTATCGTCACCTAAGGTTGGGACTGTTACTCCCATGTATGCAGTATCAAAAGGCACAACTACAACGTCTGATGTTGCTGTGTCTCCA aaaATTCCTAAACGAAAATCTCCTGATCAAGAATTAACACGAGCTTCAAATGCTCATAACTATGACATCGCTGAATCAAGTAACAAAAGatctaaaatattcaaaaggaAACCTATAAAACATTTCACGGTTACTTCAGGTCCTATTCCCAAGATTCTAGCTAACAGGGCCGCTAACTCAGCTAAAAATGATAGCAGGAGCACGATTACTGAATATAAAGTAAAAACTCGTGATGTAGGAACGCAAACTGATGAAGAAATTCAACCTCCAATAATAGAAACGATGGAATTCACGATATCGAAACTTTGTGAGAAAATCAAATCACTAGAGGCGCAAATACAATCAAATTCGAAGCTAAGCAACGCAATCGAAAAGGAAATTTCTGATAACGATGTTGATTATGAtgacgatgacgatgatgacgaATCTTATAAAGTGAACTCTAATGAAAAT aCATTCGACGACAGTGATTTATCAGATTCAGATGAAACATACTCGGAACGCGAGActcctgaaaaacaaaaatgtaaaccAAAGGCAAAACAATGCGGTTACACCAGTACACCGAAAGTATTAACTAACAGAAACTCAATTGCTAATGCGGATGACATG GTGCCAATTGGAGAGGGGAATGCTCTTATTCCATCAAGAATTTTCAGACATGTCAATTGGAATTCATACACAAGTGCTACACGAAAGTTGTTAACCGCAGTTTTTACACgcag agtttTAGCGACTCACTCCCTTACTGGCAAGCCATCTCCCGCATTTCCTAACAAGCCTGCTAAGAAAAAATTGGATCCAGCTTTGGTAAATGATATAGTACAGACGGTAGTTGAGCGCTGTTGCGTGCCTGAAAATGTCGTCAG AACCAGTATTACCACAAAATGTGCTGATGAGAGTAAAATGTTTCGCACacgggaaaataataaaaagaagcgGACACATAAAGTAAACAGGGAGAATATCCCACCTGAGTCTGACTCAGACCATTTTTAA
- the LOC124638834 gene encoding uncharacterized protein LOC124638834 isoform X2, with the protein MASRVWLLVEWVDESNVFPSYGVVNVDTLAYDETDLHPGNTIFMRVKHENPRRAKILRISESKRYVKEQKEILERQDQQVKNVLQLCMRTIKEMKSDNSFNAQQQTGSRSPLPHVVVAQNDDSDSDSDSEDTTVKVNRSRTRNFNKSTPKCTPQYNRNNASTGKHMRSSMNANTVRRRSIVSSTPLPCNSAQNNVRLCYDQGTQTEEVFLNPPASKIEEMETVLKNLYTRFQSLISQANVISNGSISMSESEHNDEVAYIEQNGDSWVDQNNTEYVQQDNLISANIVDDVGAEEVIEDNPGNQTANSLNVKSEEKVNPNTFRVRRMSAQTTNNIETSTDADLVPIGNGNAKVPSRVLNDIDWNSYTSATRQLLQAIFPRRVLATHSLTGKQSPAFLNRPPKKILDPQLVEDIIKTVSMKCGVPKNLKQHNNKVHRRSKTIS; encoded by the exons ATGGCGTCGAGGGTTTGGCTCTTGGTAGAGTGGGTGGACGAAAGCAATGTGTTTCCTTCATATGGTGTGGTGAACGTGGATACCTTGGCTTACGATGAAACGGACCTGCATCCTGGAAATACAATTTTCATGCGAGTGAAACATGAAAATCCTCGACGCGCAAAGATTTTGCGGATATCAG aAAGCAAACGTTATGTCAAAGAACAAAAAGAGATCCTGGAACGTCAAGATCAGCAAGTTAAGAATGTTCTGCAACTATGTATGCGGACGATCAAAGAAATGAAATCAGATAATTCG TTTAACGCACAGCAGCAAACCGGTAGCCGTAGCCCTTTACCACATGTGGTGGTCGCGCAAAATGACGATAGCGACAGTGACAGTGATTCGGAG GATACTACTGTTAAAGTTAACCGAAGCCGAACTCGCAACTTCAATAAGTCAACACCAAAATGCACTCCCCAGTATAATCGTAATAATGCAAGTACTGGAAAACATATGCGCAGTTCAATGAATGCAAATACTGTTAGACGGCGGTCTATTGTGAGCAGCACGCCACTTCCTTGTAACAGCGCACAGAACAACGTTAGACTATGTTACGACCAGGGCACACAAACAGAGGAAGTATTTTTGAATCCACCAGCATCAAAAATCGAAGAAATGGAAACAGTACTCAAGAATCTtt atacaaGATTTCAGTCGCTTATATCCCAAGCAAATGTGATATCCAATGGTTCAATATCGATGTCAGAATCTGAGCATAACGATGAGGTTGCTTACATCGAGCAGAATGGAGACTCTTGGGTGGATCAAAACAATACAGAGTATGTTCAGCAAGACAATTTGATATCCGCTAATATTGTTGATGACGTAGGTGCAGAGGAAGTAATAGAAGATAACCCTGGGAATCAAACAGCAAACAGTTTGAATGTAAAATCTGAAGAGAAAGTTAATCCTAATACCTTTCGGGTGCGCAGAATGTCAGCACAAACGACAAATAACATTGAAACTTCCACAGATGctgatttg GTACCGATCGGCAATGGAAACGCTAAGGTCCCTTCGAGAGTCCTGAATGACATTGATTGGAATTCATATACTTCCGCAACGAGACAATTATTGCAAGCGATCTTCCCGCGAAG AGTATTGGCGACACACTCGCTGACAGGGAAGCAGTCTCCAGCCTTCTTGAATAGACCCCCAAAGAAAATTTTAGACCCTCAACTAGTTGAAGACATTATAAAAACTGTTTCAATGAAATGTGGCGTTCCTAAGAATTTG
- the LOC124638833 gene encoding probable ribonuclease ZC3H12B isoform X3: MYAIDNSQKYVESSLGWGGERGEDSSYDSECEDESAHRAASRTPSDTLAAEFAEYVTLTPPQPSQAKIEFAVKLGYSERLARTALQRLGPDPPCNELLAELIKLAAKQPPRAPSPAPLPDPELPPERAPLRHIVIDGSNVAMSHGNKEVFSCRGIEICVEWFRARGHREITAFVPKWRKESSRPNNPIAERDALERLERDRVLVYTPSRLLGGKRLVCYDDRYILRLAAETDGIVVSNDNYRDLAAENPDFRKVVEERLLMYSFVNDRFMPPDDPLGRSGPTLDAFLRAPATRADPPPACPYGRKCTYGNKCKFHHPERAGRPQKSVAEKLSERAARTLRERDLHTMSLPPGGRPADVKKQLARAQSAAPRLADATLATHFDRAQLQVAGPSQPLASAGPPPDVNPHRKLARQLTLNPACDPRLQQHALAARVASAPGGAVGAAGGLAAAGGLGAAGALAPLGAPCVSDGALQHWDARRRMHYHLAGIFPEAQVAQAMAAYPEETDAQTMCAIILARYRPSEARVPH; encoded by the exons atgtacGCGATCGACAACTCCCAG AAATATGTGGAGTCATCTCTTGGATGGGGTGGCGAGCGCGGCGAAGACTCCAGCTATGACTCGGAGTGTGAGGACGAGAGCGCTCACCGTGCGGCCTCCCGGACTCCCTCCGACACCCTCGCGGCGGAGTTCGCTGAATACGTCACCCTGACACCGCCGCAACCTAGCCAG GCAAAGATCGAGTTCGCAGTGAAGTTGGGTTACTCGGAGCGGTTGGCGCGGACGGCGCTGCAGAGACTGGGCCCGGACCCGCCGTGCAACGAGCTGCTGGCGGAGCTGATCAAGCTCGCGGCCAAGCAGCCCCCCCGCGCGCCGTCGCCCGCGCCCCTCCCCGACCCCGAGCTGCCGCCCGAGCGCGCGCCGCTCCGACACATCGTCATAGACGGCAGCAATGTCGCTATGAG CCATGGCAACAAGGAGGTGTTCTCGTGCCGCGGTATCGAGATCTGCGTGGAGTGGTTCCGCGCGCGCGGACACCGCGAGATCACCGCCTTCGTGCCCAAGTGGCGCAAGGAGTCCTCGCGCCCCAACAACCCCATCGCCGAGCGAGACGCGCTCGAGCGCCTCGAGCGAGACCGCGTGCTCGTCTACACGCCCAGCCGCCTGCTCGGCGGCAAGCGCCTCGTCTGCTACGACGACCGCTACATCCTGCGCCTGGCAGCCGAGACCGACGGCATCGTCGTCTCCAACGACAACTACCGCGACCTTGCCGCCGAGAACCCTGACTTCCGAAAGGTAGtcgaggagcgactgcttatgtACTCGTTCGTCAACGACCGGTTTATGCCACCCGACGACCCGCTCGGTCGGTCCGGTCCCACGCTCGACGCGTTCCTGCGAGCACCGGCGACGCGCGCCGACCCGCCGCCCGCGTGTCCGTACGGCCGCAAGTGCACGTACGGTAATAAGTGTAAGTTCCACCACCCGGAGCGAGCCGGGCGGCCGCAGAAGTCCGTCGCGGAGAAACTGTCGGAGCGCGCCGCCAGGACGCTCCGCGAGCGCGACCTGCACACCATGAGCCTGCCGCCCGGCGGCCGCCCCGCCGATGTCAAGAAGCAGTTGGCTCGCGCGCAGTCCGCCGCGCCGCGACTCGCCGACGCCACGCTCGCCACGCACTTCGACCGCGCGCAGCTGCAGGTAGCCGGGCCGTCGCAGCCGCTGGCGTCGGCCGGGCCGCCGCCCGACGTCAACCCGCACCGCAAGCTGGCGCGCCAGCTCACTCTGAACCCGGCGTGCGACCCGCGCCTGCAGCAGCACGCGCTGGCGGCGCGCGTGGCCAGCGCGCCGGGCGGGGCGGTGGGCGCGGCGGGCGGGCTGGCTGCAGCCGGCGGGCTGGGTGCGGCGGGAGCACTAGCGCCGCTGGGAGCTCCGTGCGTGTCGGACGGCGCGCTGCAGCACTGGGACGCGCGGCGCCGCATGCACTACCACCTGGCGGGCATCTTCCCGGAGGCGCAGGTGGCGCAGGCGATGGCGGCGTACCCCGAGGAGACGGACGCGCAGACCATGTGCGCCATCATCCTGGCGCGCTACCGCCCCAGCGAGGCGCGCGTGCCGCACTGA
- the LOC124638833 gene encoding probable ribonuclease ZC3H12B isoform X2, whose amino-acid sequence MMHIKRQSITVDKYVESSLGWGGERGEDSSYDSECEDESAHRAASRTPSDTLAAEFAEYVTLTPPQPSQAKIEFAVKLGYSERLARTALQRLGPDPPCNELLAELIKLAAKQPPRAPSPAPLPDPELPPERAPLRHIVIDGSNVAMSHGNKEVFSCRGIEICVEWFRARGHREITAFVPKWRKESSRPNNPIAERDALERLERDRVLVYTPSRLLGGKRLVCYDDRYILRLAAETDGIVVSNDNYRDLAAENPDFRKVVEERLLMYSFVNDRFMPPDDPLGRSGPTLDAFLRAPATRADPPPACPYGRKCTYGNKCKFHHPERAGRPQKSVAEKLSERAARTLRERDLHTMSLPPGGRPADVKKQLARAQSAAPRLADATLATHFDRAQLQVAGPSQPLASAGPPPDVNPHRKLARQLTLNPACDPRLQQHALAARVASAPGGAVGAAGGLAAAGGLGAAGALAPLGAPCVSDGALQHWDARRRMHYHLAGIFPEAQVAQAMAAYPEETDAQTMCAIILARYRPSEARVPH is encoded by the exons aTGATGCACATTAAGAGACAATCGATCACAGTGGAC AAATATGTGGAGTCATCTCTTGGATGGGGTGGCGAGCGCGGCGAAGACTCCAGCTATGACTCGGAGTGTGAGGACGAGAGCGCTCACCGTGCGGCCTCCCGGACTCCCTCCGACACCCTCGCGGCGGAGTTCGCTGAATACGTCACCCTGACACCGCCGCAACCTAGCCAG GCAAAGATCGAGTTCGCAGTGAAGTTGGGTTACTCGGAGCGGTTGGCGCGGACGGCGCTGCAGAGACTGGGCCCGGACCCGCCGTGCAACGAGCTGCTGGCGGAGCTGATCAAGCTCGCGGCCAAGCAGCCCCCCCGCGCGCCGTCGCCCGCGCCCCTCCCCGACCCCGAGCTGCCGCCCGAGCGCGCGCCGCTCCGACACATCGTCATAGACGGCAGCAATGTCGCTATGAG CCATGGCAACAAGGAGGTGTTCTCGTGCCGCGGTATCGAGATCTGCGTGGAGTGGTTCCGCGCGCGCGGACACCGCGAGATCACCGCCTTCGTGCCCAAGTGGCGCAAGGAGTCCTCGCGCCCCAACAACCCCATCGCCGAGCGAGACGCGCTCGAGCGCCTCGAGCGAGACCGCGTGCTCGTCTACACGCCCAGCCGCCTGCTCGGCGGCAAGCGCCTCGTCTGCTACGACGACCGCTACATCCTGCGCCTGGCAGCCGAGACCGACGGCATCGTCGTCTCCAACGACAACTACCGCGACCTTGCCGCCGAGAACCCTGACTTCCGAAAGGTAGtcgaggagcgactgcttatgtACTCGTTCGTCAACGACCGGTTTATGCCACCCGACGACCCGCTCGGTCGGTCCGGTCCCACGCTCGACGCGTTCCTGCGAGCACCGGCGACGCGCGCCGACCCGCCGCCCGCGTGTCCGTACGGCCGCAAGTGCACGTACGGTAATAAGTGTAAGTTCCACCACCCGGAGCGAGCCGGGCGGCCGCAGAAGTCCGTCGCGGAGAAACTGTCGGAGCGCGCCGCCAGGACGCTCCGCGAGCGCGACCTGCACACCATGAGCCTGCCGCCCGGCGGCCGCCCCGCCGATGTCAAGAAGCAGTTGGCTCGCGCGCAGTCCGCCGCGCCGCGACTCGCCGACGCCACGCTCGCCACGCACTTCGACCGCGCGCAGCTGCAGGTAGCCGGGCCGTCGCAGCCGCTGGCGTCGGCCGGGCCGCCGCCCGACGTCAACCCGCACCGCAAGCTGGCGCGCCAGCTCACTCTGAACCCGGCGTGCGACCCGCGCCTGCAGCAGCACGCGCTGGCGGCGCGCGTGGCCAGCGCGCCGGGCGGGGCGGTGGGCGCGGCGGGCGGGCTGGCTGCAGCCGGCGGGCTGGGTGCGGCGGGAGCACTAGCGCCGCTGGGAGCTCCGTGCGTGTCGGACGGCGCGCTGCAGCACTGGGACGCGCGGCGCCGCATGCACTACCACCTGGCGGGCATCTTCCCGGAGGCGCAGGTGGCGCAGGCGATGGCGGCGTACCCCGAGGAGACGGACGCGCAGACCATGTGCGCCATCATCCTGGCGCGCTACCGCCCCAGCGAGGCGCGCGTGCCGCACTGA